A genomic segment from Torulaspora delbrueckii CBS 1146 chromosome 3, complete genome encodes:
- the GRX1 gene encoding dithiol glutaredoxin GRX1 (similar to Saccharomyces cerevisiae GRX1 (YCL035C) and GRX2 (YDR513W); ancestral locus Anc_1.38), producing MQIDFGSILPLLIILLISNLFTRRLFSKATTAKKMVSQQTITRVKDLIAKNKIFVASKTYCPYCQATLKTLFDDLNVPKSKSLVLQLNTMDDGAEIQEALFEINGQKSVPNIYIDGKHIGGNSDLQELKNAGKLDEVLKEALA from the coding sequence ATGCAGATTGATTTCGGTTCAATTTTACCACTTCTCATCATTTTACTCATATCAAATTTATTCACCCGAAGGCTCTTCAGTAAAGCTACTACTGCGAAGAAAATGGTCTCTCAACAAACTATCACTCGTGTCAAGGATCTAAttgccaagaacaaaatCTTTGTGGCTTCCAAGACCTACTGTCCTTACTGTCAAGCTACTCTAAAGACCTTGTTTGATGACTTGAATGTTCCAAAATCCAAGTCTTTGGTCTTGCAATTAAACACCATGGATGATGGTGCAGAAATCCAAGAGGCATTGTTCGAGATTAATGGCCAAAAGTCTGTTCCTAACATCTATATTGATGGTAAGCACATCGGTGGTAACAGtgatttgcaagaattgaaaaatgctgGTAAATTGGACGAAGTGTTGAAGGAAGCACTAGCTTAA
- the TDEL0C06650 gene encoding uncharacterized protein — MVSKKLTGLFVLASAAIAKAATTFTVPIAYNDEISVGYYFRNNNDAVTVTANDDGLEITVDADTDKVCEILESGMVLYAADDAKENTLLSWDQYDVFHLVNNAGEEFKYSSTNAQACPVPKPVSSSVSASGSLSASASGSASVSGSGSSGITKTASETATVGSSSFQLAPSTTLSTVTTTVNGLVTQYTTYCPYITANRLDDVVTYASAVTTTNNGQVSVYTTFFPVKTQQQASATATGIPATTGLTTSVVTTTINGAKIIYTTTCPLNQLTATTTGDVGSYTTVISTTISGKETVYTTVCPLNTQAQTTSVVTTTQNGMKTVYTTTCPITSEAQTTSVVTTTISGKTTTYTTVCPVTTKAQTTSIVTTTQNGKETVYTTTCPVTSQASTTTVVTTTQNGKETVYTSTVPQTLTTQAITTSENGHQTVYTTVRAASSAIEQYPGSTTSTAGLITTYQGSAASAQPLNSLFTLVALLVGSAIMA, encoded by the coding sequence ATGGTTTCTAAAAAATTAACAGGTCTTTTCGTTTTGGCTTCTGCTGCCATTGCTAAAGCAGCTACTACTTTCACGGTTCCAATTGCTtacaatgatgaaatttccGTTGGGTATTATTTCAGAAACAACAATGATGCTGTAACTGTGACCGCCAATGACGATGGTTTGGAAATTACTGTCGATGCTGACACTGACAAAGTCTGTGAAATCTTGGAATCTGGTATGGTTCTGTATGCTGCCGATGACGCCAAGGAGAACACTTTGTTGTCCTGGGACCAGTATGATGTTTTCCACTTGGTTAACAATGCCggtgaagaattcaagTACAGCTCTACCAATGCTCAAGCTTGTCCTGTTCCAAAACCAGTTTCCAGCTCTGTCTCTGCTTCTGGTTCTCTTTCTGCTTCCGCTTCAGGTTCTGCCTCTGTCTCTGGTTCCGGTTCTTCTGGTATTACCAAGACTGCTTCCGAAACCGCAACTGTtggctcttcttcgttCCAATTGGCTCCATCTACAACTTTGTCCACTGTTACTACTACAGTCAACGGTCTAGTCACCCAGTACACCACCTACTGTCCATACATTACCGCTAACCGTTTGGACGATGTGGTCACTTACGCTAGTGCAGTTACTACCACTAACAACGGCCAAGTCTCTGTCTACACTACGTTCTTCCCAGTCAAGACACAACAACAAGCCTCTGCCACTGCTACTGGTATCCCGGCTACCACTGGTCTAACCACGTCAGTGGTCACGACCACTATCAATGGTGCCAAGATCATCTACACGACGACTTGTCCATTGAACCAGCTCACTGCTACGACCACTGGCGATGTCGGTAGTTACACTACAGTGATCTCTACCACGATTAGCGGTAAAGAAACTGTTTACACTACTGTTTGCCCACTAAACACCCAAGCTCAAACTACTTCTGTTGTTACCACCACTCAAAACGGCATGAAGACTGTCTACACTACCACCTGTCCAATCACCTCCGAGGCTCAAACTACCTCTGTTGTTACTACTACCATCAGCGGTAAGACAACTACTTACACTACTGTTTGCCCAGTTACCACTAAGGCTCAAACTACTTCCATTGTTACTACCACTCAAAACGGTAAGGAAACTGTCTACACTACCACTTGTCCAGTTACTAGCCAGGCTTCAACCACTACTGTGGTTACCACCACTCAAAATGGTAAGGAAACAGTTTACACCAGTACTGTTCCACAAACTCTAACCACCCAAGCTATCACTACCTCTGAGAACGGCCACCAAACCGTTTACACCACTGTACGTGCCGCTAGCTCTGCCATTGAACAGTACCCTGGCTCCACTACTTCCACTGCTGGTCTAATCACCACTTACCAAGGTTCTGCCGCTTCTGCTCAACCATTGAACTCTTTGTTCACTCTAGTTGCTCTTCTAGTCGGTTCTGCTATCATGGCTTAA
- the GFD2 gene encoding Gfd2p (similar to Saccharomyces cerevisiae GFD2 (YCL036W) and YDR514C; ancestral locus Anc_1.37), whose amino-acid sequence MYTGGNIKLRGQEAAFSSVPVRMNSGASGHRVRGLPHSVRSGIGLYKSACSTSNKVAKKRKSWIDEFDHFARLRSISWDHSSEANSSLKKMIEEYLKKIQAQYGELNAISTVELNEKLDIVKEKWVEEHGSLPEPSKTKGKKEKVQKNETYKKTEMVTPEEDAKKKVQKEYEAKLRQIKDDHRPMVYANPGTTNFDYLCNSIRLMTARKTICFSLDVEAYEFDNDVVTEIGIAIYDPRENVHSLVPMTRNYHLIISEALPLRNKKYVCDFKDCFLLGESLVMSLHECVEFVQSLVDFYMRSQTPEDKSWSRAFVGHNVLGDLRWMKNLGVKIPEEEIMDHSLHKVNLETESNKTEPIFILDTEKLYRFCYGNKGGNLGRLLRLFKIPHAFLHNAGNDSHYTLKLLMHMCDVNFRKQAGMDNLLEMSNKIRQWIDREKQEPKVLPMSYALSVVDATKKRPATTTRQDTKTPRKRQAKDLVPQTEFGGSQYFVNARDAFQSTLEM is encoded by the coding sequence ATGTATACAGGTGGGAATATCAAATTACGAGGTCAGGAGGCAGCATTCAGCTCAGTTCCGGTGCGAATGAATTCTGGGGCATCTGGGCATCGGGTGAGAGGACTGCCGCATTCTGTAAGATCTGGGATTGGTCTTTATAAAAGTGCCTGCTCTACATCCAATAAAGTTGCgaaaaagaggaaatcGTGGATCGATGAGTTTGACCATTTTGCTCGGTTGCGCAGTATTTCATGGGATCATAGTTCAGAGGCCAATTCGAgcctgaagaagatgattgaagagtatttgaagaaaattcaagCGCAGTATGGAGAGCTTAACGCGATCAGCACagttgaattgaatgaaaagtTGGATATTGTGAAGGAAAAGTGGGTTGAGGAACATGGATCACTGCCGGAACCATCAAAGACAAAAGGTAAGAAAGAAAAGGttcaaaagaatgagaCGTACAAGAAAACCGAAATGGTAACACCAGAGGAGGATGCCAAGAAAAAAGTGCAAAAAGAATACGAGGCCAAGTTGCGtcaaatcaaagatgatcatCGTCCAATGGTTTACGCCAATCCAGGTACAACAAACTTCGACTATCTTTGCAACAGTATCCGATTAATGACAGCGAGAAAAACCATTTGTTTCTCACTGGATGTGGAGGCCTACGAGTTCGATAATGACGTTGTCACTGAGATAGGTATAGCCATCTATGATCCAAGAGAAAATGTTCACTCCCTGGTACCGATGACCAGGAACTACCATCTTATAATATCAGAAGCTCTCCCGTtaaggaacaagaagtaCGTTTGCGATTTTAAGGACTGTTTCTTACTCGGAGAAAGTCTAGTAATGAGTCTACATGAGTGTGTGGAGTTCGTGCAGTCACTCGTCGATTTCTACATGAGATCTCAAACTCCCGAAGACAAGTCGTGGTCCAGAGCATTCGTTGGACACAATGTTCTTGGGGATTTGCGctggatgaagaatctaGGCGTCAAAATCCccgaagaagagatcatGGATCACTCGTTGCACAAAGTGAATCTTGAGACTGAATCCAATAAAACTGAACCCATATTCATCCTAGACACGGAAAAACTTTATAGATTCTGTTACGGTAACAAAGGCGGAAACTTGGGGAGATTATTACGACTCTTCAAGATACCGCATGCTTTTTTACACAACGCTGGTAACGATTCCCACTACACTTTGAAACTATTGATGCATATGTGCGATGTGAACTTCAGAAAGCAAGCTGGTATGGATAACTTACTCGAAATGTCCAACAAGATTAGGCAATGGATAGATCGCGAAAAGCAAGAGCCGAAGGTCTTGCCAATGTCATATGCTCTATCTGTTGTCGATGCTACGAAGAAACGTCCAGCAACCACAACAAGACAGGATACGAAGACTCCCAGAAAGAGACAAGCTAAGGATCTGGTTCCCCAAACCGAATTCGGAGGATCTCAATATTTCGTCAACGCTCGGGATGCCTTTCAAAGTACTTTAGAGATGTAG
- the SRO9 gene encoding Sro9p (similar to Saccharomyces cerevisiae SRO9 (YCL037C) and SLF1 (YDR515W); ancestral locus Anc_1.36): MTSEIVTSASEEAAPIVEVQAEVEAKKEPVLTPAPIPTKSPWKSVSADIPVSNIQVDSLEAGKKKKNKAGTPAISSSTKWVPMKASFVVSGPKRAGNNPRKTSNKGAATGGAKKKKQQQQQSTKRQPSKTRSPKDDSGKEKIEVQQESEEKPSQDEAAASDQQNGHSFYQRRRHNHNNQFQHSAHQQTNFPRRRYYNNFNNNDPFRQQRYAQHSKDGFNPYHGRIPRSFGQQGHLINNQVHPNIAPIYQQYYSMQPILMAVNSIARQIEYYFSAENLNKDNYLRSKLSNEGYASVSLISKFYRVVNMSFGGDSSLILAALREIVKNEDATVEVATGSIENSEGENAAESEGAILTKYFVRAKEWQSLLPETFTTVVEIEKTLEGDALDGFMINPIPVPSNGSYEPQVAVSEEGLAEKSEEEKSSLSTLEDAKVETQ; the protein is encoded by the coding sequence ATGACAAGTGAAATAGTGACTAGCGCTTCGGAAGAGGCTGCTCCAATCGTTGAAGTTCAGGCTGAAGTCGAAGCCAAAAAGGAACCTGTGTTGACACCTGCTCCTATTCCAACGAAATCGCCTTGGAAGTCTGTTTCTGCCGATATCCCAGTTTCTAACATCCAAGTGGACTCGTTGGAAGCTGgcaaaaagaagaagaacaaggcTGGTACTCCCGCCATCAGCTCATCGACTAAGTGGGTACCCATGAAGGcttcttttgttgtttCTGGTCCAAAAAGGGCCGGTAACAACCCGCGAAAGACCTCTAACAAAGGTGCCGCTACCGGTGgggcaaagaagaagaagcagcaacagcaacaatCAACGAAGAGGCAGCCATCGAAGACCAGAAGCCCTAAGGATGATAGTGGTAAGGAGAAAATCGAGGTTCAGCAAgagagtgaagaaaaaccTTCCCAGGATGAGGCAGCAGCATCAGATCAGCAGAATGGGCATTCGTtctatcaaagaagaagacataACCATAACAATCAATTTCAGCATTCCGCTCATCAACAAACtaattttccaagaagaagatattaCAACAATTTTAACAACAATGATCCGTTCAGACAACAGCGTTATGCTCAGCATTCCAAGGACGGCTTCAATCCTTACCATGGCCGCATACCGCGCTCTTTTGGGCAACAGGGCCATCTGATAAACAACCAAGTTCACCCAAACATTGCTCCGATCTACCAGCAGTACTACTCAATGCAGCCAATCCTGATGGCCGTCAACAGCATTGCAAGACAGATTGAATACTACTTTAGCGCAGAAAACTTGAATAAGGACAACTACTTGAGATCTAAGCTGTCCAATGAAGGTTACGCTTcagtttctttgatctcgAAGTTCTACAGAGTGGTCAATATGTCATTTGGAGGTGATTCCAGTTTGATTCTTGCTGCTTTGAGAGAGATTGTCAAGAACGAAGATGCAACTGTTGAAGTAGCTACTGGATCGATTGAAAACTCCGAAGGTGAAAACGCAGCAGAGAGTGAAGGTGCCATTTTGACAAAGTATTTCGTTCGTGCCAAAGAATGGCAGAGTCTATTGCCTGAGACGTTCACCACCGTTGTCgagattgaaaagactttggaagGTGACGCTCTAGATGGATTCATGATTAACCCAATCCCGGTCCCATCGAATGGAAGCTACGAACCTCAAGTGGCTGTTTCGGAAGAAGGCCTGGCTGAGAAAtctgaagaggaaaagagcTCACTGAgtactttggaagatgctAAGGTAGAAACTCAATGA
- the ATG22 gene encoding Atg22p (similar to Saccharomyces cerevisiae ATG22 (YCL038C); ancestral locus Anc_1.35), whose translation MTYGSLPENMNSAGESFETFTLVRKAKNNIKGWYFYSVASEPFAVSAVATYIPLLLEQFARINGVSVDDHSIKCTSKHDKCVLGLFNNSVYIDTSSFALYTFSISVLFQTLLVITVSGLVDVWKTVEFKRRVLIFFGVIGSLSLILISQLEVDQFYALPFLCIVANSSYGVVNVVGNSLLPVFVSDLIRVDPVQAHIDVDTLTSSVSGAGASSGYFSALVVQIISIGLVKKSKSHDNIQWATLFVGIWWIVWQSPIAWLLQDIGPTTTGQVLRPVRGEESAFKLQYLKYGWYSLFKALKHARLLRDVVIFLVSWFIISDSLTTINSTAILFSKTELKMSTLSLIIISILTMLNAILGAYFIPHYVSPKLKWSAQYTLIYIICWASVIPLYGMLGFYFENIGLKHQFEMYIMAVWYGISLGGLSAVSRSVFSQIIPKGRESTFFSLFSITDKGSSIVGPVLVGFLTDKTHNIRYSFYLLFALLMFSLPVLSMLDLARGKREAEELGRIESLNGEETL comes from the coding sequence ATGACCTATGGCTCCTTGCCTGAAAATATGAACTCTGCTGGGGAGTCGTTTGAAACCTTTACGCTGGTTCGTAAAGCTAAGAATAATATTAAAGGATGGTACTTTTACTCTGTTGCTAGTGAGCCATTTGCCGTCTCAGCTGTGGCTACATATATTCCACTCTTACTGGAACAATTTGCGAGGATAAATGGTGTGTCAGTTGATGATCATTCGATCAAATGCACTTCTAAACATGATAAATGTGTGCTGGGCCTGTTTAACAACTCCGTTTACATCGATACATCCAGTTTCGCCTTATACACATTTTCAATCAGTGTTTTATTTCAGACGTTGTTGGTTATAACGGTATCTGGCTTAGTAGACGTCTGGAAGACTGTTGAATTTAAGCGTAGAGTACTGATCTTTTTTGGAGTTATTGGATCTTTATCCTTAATCTTAATTTCCCAATTAGAAGTCGATCAGTTCTATGCACTTCCGTTTTTGTGCATTGTCGCTAACTCTAGTTATGGGGTTGTCAATGTCGTTGGTAATTCGCTGCTTCCCGTTTTCGTCTCTGACCTTATTAGAGTTGATCCAGTTCAAGCACATATTGACGTTGATACCTTAACGAGTTCTGTAAGCGGGGCAGGAGCAAGTTCGGGTTATTTTAGTGCTCTTGTAGTCCAAATCATTTCTATTGGGCTTGTCAAAAAGAGTAAATCGCATGATAACATCCAGTGGGCGACATTATTCGTGGGAATTTGGTGGATTGTTTGGCAATCTCCGATAGCGTGGCTGCTACAAGACATAGGTCCAACTACTACCGGACAGGTTTTGAGACCTGTAAGAGGAGAAGAATCTGCGTTCAAATTACAATATTTGAAGTATGGTTGGTATTCGTTGTTCAAGGCATTGAAGCATGCGAGACTACTGAGAGATGTTGTGATCTTTCTAGTATCttggttcatcatcagtgACTCTTTAACTACCATTAACTCAACTGCAATTTTGTTTTCAAAAACagaattgaaaatgagCACCTTGAGTTTGATCATAATTAGTATATTGACCATGCTCAACGCTATTTTGGGGGCTTACTTTATTCCACATTATGTCTCACCAAAACTCAAATGGTCGGCACAATATACTTTGATTTATATCATCTGTTGGGCAAGTGTCATTCCGCTATATGGTATGCTAGGCTTTTATTTCGAGAATATCGGTCTGAAGcaccaatttgaaatgtATATTATGGCTGTGTGGTATGGTATTTCACTTGGGGGTTTATCAGCAGTTTCACGTTCAGTCTTCAGTCAGATCATTCCTAAAGGGAGAGAGTCTACTTTTTTCAGTCTCTTTAGCATTACAGACAAAGGTTCATCTATTGTTGGTCCCGTTTTGGTTGGATTTCTCACTGATAAAACACACAATATCAGATACTCGTTTTACCTTTTATTCGCGCTTCTAATGTTTTCCTTACCAGTACTGAGCATGCTAGACCTTGCTCGAGGTAAGCGTGAAGCTGAAGAGCTGGGTCGCATTGAGTCTTTGaatggagaagaaactcTTTAG
- the GID7 gene encoding glucose-induced degradation complex subunit GID7 (similar to Saccharomyces cerevisiae GID7 (YCL039W); ancestral locus Anc_1.34), which yields MPLSFGSSLDSETSDTFMPSYTRRRARAPSSINQQSPSRYSGEQDNLQLFDKEQLAKLLIHALKELGYTGSAQALQQETGGIQVESSLVQRLFNIIRNGHFEQIRLSLISQLPLKYGTLSLHRLNGKYQQEDATAYNTKEEHSMKIENVLSKPTDWQKVVTQTAEELKNFEDIMPSPESNYDSQTVLQLITVVEIMVHINREIFLELIFDQEDSHMAVLFLRNILRKLIETWDSLLTLRSDLLDENENFTPDKVLKELTTVLTSPENSSLRSLAWQGSAAKSRDLLIEEISDYINPNDLVPRNRLITLLKQAIKYQRSQDVLYISDDGEYNDDGEEATDDGYDIVKDRTFAGRKFNLLQDNTSNFQQIKFSEEKTLVQNADEIWFLQFSPDGKYLASATADSLTDRKIMIYDVENDFQVYKVLGGIDLCVLYLSFSPDSRYIVSCPFNKVANIYDIHSKGEPTFINPRIEGGIVAEIIQPVDSFQIPGNTPVTGVATNSSSEPPRIWCCDWFHTPEHEGRLIVGSPDREVVIYDLKSKTVLMKLSSSTSASSNSLSGVSQPSTEQFPRVHDLKITADDKYLILMPHQGNIDVYDLSVFPNNGKAEKNEISFEKLVLPRVSRFNIPNRMTCISLPQIKDANSPLASLMLVSLKSNELQLWDFHEQILVQKYFGQKQEQFIIRSCFGYNNKLVASGSEDGKIYIWDRFNGNIISVLTAHISDRPTTNGSSKKSTKTCNAVVWSPTDKTLFASGGDDGYIKIWRVGKE from the coding sequence ATGCCCTTGAGTTTTGGTTCATCTTTGGATAGCGAAACTAGTGATACTTTCATGCCGTCATACactagaagaagagctaGAGCACCCTCTTCGATTAACCAGCAGTCACCGTCAAGATACAGTGGTGAACAGGACAATTTGCAGTTATTCGACAAGGAGCAACTTGCAAAATTACTGATCCATGCCTTGAAAGAGCTTGGGTACACAGGGTCCGCTCAGGCGTTACAACAGGAGACAGGAGGTATACAAGTAGAATCATCTTTGGTACAGAGACTGTTCAATATTATAAGAAATGGCcactttgaacaaattcgTCTTTCATTGATTTCGCAATTGCCCTTGAAATATGGTACATTGAGTCTTCATCGACTGAATGGCAAGtatcaacaagaagatgcaACGGCCTATAATACAAAGGAAGAACATTCTATGAAGATCGAAAACGTTCTCTCTAAGCCCACTGACTGGCAAAAGGTAGTTACACAGACGGCTGAGGaattaaaaaattttgaagatataATGCCTTCTCCAGAAAGTAACTACGACTCTCAGACCGTTCTGCAACTGATAACTGTAGTGGAAATTATGGTACACATCAACAGAGAGATTTTTCTGGAGTTAATCTTCGATCAAGAGGATTCACACATGGCTGTTTTGTTCTTGCGTAATATTCTCCGCAAACTCATCGAGACGTGGGATTCTCTTCTCACCCTACGAAGTGACCTACtggatgaaaatgaaaacTTCACACCTGATAAGGTTCTTAAAGAGTTGACAACCGTTTTGACGAGCCCTGAAAATTCGAGCCTTCGGTCATTGGCATGGCAAGGATCAGCAGCAAAGTCAAGGGACTTATTGATAGAAGAAATTTCTGACTACATTAATCCAAATGACTTGGTGCCCAGAAATCGTTTGATCACCTTACTGAAGCAAGCTATAAAGTACCAGCGCTCTCAGGACGTTCTTTACATATCTGACGATGGTGAATACAACGATGACGGTGAAGAGGCAACGGATGACGGATATGATATTGTAAAAGATAGGACTTTTGCTGGCCGCAAGTTCAATCTGCTACAAGATAACACTTCGAATTTTCAACAGATCAAGTTTTCTGAAGAGAAGACCTTGGTGCAAAATGCAGATGAGATATGGTTTTTGCAGTTTTCACCAGATGGAAAATATCTGGCTAGTGCAACTGCTGATTCTCTCACGGATCGTAAGATCATGATATATGATGTTGAGAATGATTTCCAAGTCTATAAAGTACTTGGCGGGATCGACCTGTGCGTGCTATACCTTTCATTTTCACCAGATAGCCGGTATATTGTTTCATGCCCCTTTAATAAAGTGGCTAACATATACGATATACACTCTAAGGGTGAACCTACATTTATCAATCCAAGGATTGAAGGCGGCATAGTTGCAGAAATTATTCAACCAGTTGATTCCTTCCAAATTCCTGGCAATACTCCTGTCACTGGAGTAGCCACCAATAGCTCTAGCGAACCTCCAAGAATATGGTGTTGTGACTGGTTTCATACTCCTGAACACGAGGGAAGGTTGATAGTGGGATCACCGGACCGCGAAGTGGTCATttatgatttgaaaagcaAGACGGTTCTGatgaagctttcttcatcgacaTCTGCGTCTTCTAACAGCCTGAGCGGTGTGAGTCAACCTTCGACCGAGCAATTCCCCCGCGTCCATGATCTTAAGATCACAGCAGATGACAAATACCTAATTTTAATGCCCCACCAAGGTAACATAGACGTTTATGATTTATCTGTGTTCCCCAACAACGGAAAGGCGGAAAAGAATGAGAtatcatttgaaaaattagtACTTCCTCGAGTGTCTCGATTCAACATACCTAACAGAATGACTTGCATTTCCTTGCCTCAAATTAAAGATGCCAATAGTcctttggcttctttgatgcTGGTCAgtttgaaatcaaatgaGCTTCAGTTATGGGACTTCCACGAACAGATTCTAGTTCAAAAATATTTTGGCCAGAAGCAAGAACAGTTCATAATCAGATCTTGTTTTGGGTACAATAATAAATTGGTAGCCAGTGGTTCCGAGGATGGTAAAATTTACATTTGGGATAGATTTAACGGAAACATAATCAGTGTTTTAACTGCTCATATTTCGGACAGGCCCACTACTAATGGCAGCAGCAAGAAGTCCACAAAAACATGTAATGCAGTTGTTTGGAGCCCTACAGACAAAACGCTGTTTGCATCAGGTGGTGATGATGGGTACATCAAGATATGGAGGGTCGGTAAGGAGTGA